The genomic interval aataAGCATTCACACCCAGTCTTCCTGCTTTGAGTTGGACGTCTACTGAGTGTGCACCGAGTTCAAtattatggagaaaaaaaacaacaacaacttaacAGTGTTACTTGGGGTTGTAAAcagtgtgtatttctgtttttattcatttcaattgtATTGATTTAGCTTTTATTGAAATGTATTAGTTTTTAATAATGACCAGAAATAACAACTTGCCCTATAAATGGTTAAAGGGCTTACatgtagaataaataaataaatgtttaaaaatactCACTTGCTTTTTAAAGAGTTAAAAgtcttaagtgtcaacttttgagtAGCTGTCCACTTTCGTGACTCTGAAAtggttttaaagggaaccttggacctAAAGACTTGTAGACtccaataagccacaattgttctgtttttaaaaaaaaatgtaaaaaaaaaaaaaaaaatctatcttgatgagaaccATGACGTCCGCAACAGCGTCATGTTCCACACGCATTCTGCGGAACtccgttgcgttactccttagcccgaggttgaaaccaacgatgaagatgatgaaaaaagtgagaccgatcttgattcggactcatcagattactcatTCAAccaggagcagccgagagccttctccgttgttatgtgcgcaaacagttcaacagttcaatagtttagttatgtgtaaataaattgttactttgcgatcaaaatgctctatttgtcttgttgtttgttattttgtagaacgaaaacattcagatgtttgggatgtcacataagtgaaaaatagctgtgttaatgtcaaagttatgtttgaaatgtatgctttcacaaaaagggttgaacagatcacATGTATATGTcgctagtcatactctggaaacccggcagcgtaaccatgtgaagtCATCGCCCTGCCATGTCagcaacaatggtgacctactagttgaactaattttacaaattttataaataCGAAAACATCTATTGGGGTTTTCAGATCAAATGATTTCAATTCATAATAgcgtgtatcttttaagaagtacgtacaggtttttctatccgtggatccctttagaaAAGAATAAAAAAGTTCCACTGTATCATGTTATTTTCGGTTTACTCTGGGCTTTAAAATACGCCCAGAGTAAACAATAGAAAACATTATTTATATATGAGTTGATTAGTCGACTATAGcaaaaataatcataattatgTCAGCCCGAATTCTTAGCTATCTATAAATACTGATGTGTCTTTttaatacatacagcatgtaagGAACAAGTACCTGCGTAAAAGAGAAAATGGCGAGCTGACTGCCCAGAGAGTTGACTTCCTCAAGAACAACATCCTCACTCCGGTACAATCATGCAAGTGACAATAATAACCACACAATATAGTGATGAAAAGATGTCTACTTGTGTTAGGTGAAACTGAGCGTGACTAATGATGGTGCGCTGCATTTTGGAGATGTTGTGATGTTGGTGAACGTCAGTGAAGTGGGCGAGTGTTATGCGCTCGGCATCAACGCGTACATTGACAACATGATCAAGGTTCCTTCTCCTGGAATTAAAGGTCCATGTGGAGTCAGTGCGGGGAGAAGCATTCAGCCCTCTGCACGCACGGCATTCACTATAACCAGGTAAAGACATATCCAATGTagtttttaatttgaatcttgtaATACTGCTTGTATGACAACAGTGTGGATGGCACTCCTGAAGGAGCGACTCTGCATTATGAGCAAAGTTTTGCCCTGAAAACAGCAAATGGCTTCACCGGGGGTGTAAGTAACAAACAAATTTGCAGCATCCCCTACTATTTATTACGACGGAGGATTAGGGCAAAAtaaaagaagggggggggggggggggagagaaggactacgagattaaagtctTACTGGTACTACGAGAAATAAAGTTATGTTGTTACATTGGGTAAATCGCTACACAATTTACGTTTGTGTACCTTAGCTCGGAGCTACGACAAAGCATCGGTATAACGCCATCTATTGATAATTTGATGTGGATAAGCCAAAAGAtaaaggatttccttatttatgATGCAGATTCTAAAATATAGACTCAGGAGAAGaggcacattaccgctacgtaatagTACAATTTTTTTGTCGTAGTAACAATTAGACTTTTTTCTTGTAGTAAAAGTATGACTTTTCTCTCATGCTATTActaccatacctgtcaacccgaggtcaGTGGCAAtgctacaaatagtgacgttgaCGTTGGTAGGCTACCAACACTCCGTTGAAGCTCCCAGTTATGTCGTAAGTGACGTATTAGCGAATTGGGATGATATTGTGCATCTCCTGAGTTTACTTCTTAGAATTGCTTCATAAATAAGGAAATTCTTTATCTTttggctcatctacatcaaaataTAATCAATATATGGCTTTATATTCATGCTTTATCGTAGCTCCCAGCTGAGGTAAATGTCCATAAAGTGCTTAGCGGTTTACCCaatgtaataatacgactttttttccCGTAGTACCAGTATCTaatctcgtagtccttttttttccccttctcctttacttggccctaatactccgtCTTAATTTACATCTGaaaacattttctttcttttttttttttaattttaaaataaacactGTCAAAAACTTGGTAACACATGGACAAAGTTACCTTCtactttgaatttatttttattaattataaaagCCAACTGCAATGCATTTTTATCACGTGGCAACTTCTTGGCTGTCCTGTATACGAGACAATCATTAAACTTTTTCTTTTAGCTATATTTGACGAGTGACGCGCGAACGTTTCGAAAAAACGCATTGAGGTCACGTCTTCAGGAGGTCAACCTGGACGCAAACGAAAGCTTCCTATCCTGGTGGAAGATGGTGCACTTTGACCCCCAGGAGAGGCTTGAGCACGAGGGCCTGCCTGTACCCGTGAGTCTCTTCGCCGCCGTGGTTAAACATTCAACCTGATTGTGTGTCTTCATTTTCTTTGTGCCTTACATGATTTCACGGGGATGAACTTTGCTTTGTTTTCTTACAGGCCAATGTTAATGTGGTCCTCCTCCACTGCAAGACACACCAGGCCCTGGCTGTTATGGAGCATCTCATTCTTGGGTAGAGTAATCCTCTATATTCACAAATTGTCCCATTTGTGCTTCATCCCGGGGTACTCAAGCCCAGTTCTTTGCTGGAAAattcaactattcaaactacCATAACGTATTTTTATTATCAATTTACACCAGTAAGCCTATATAGAATTCATCTTAAAGCTCACAACAGCTACTGACAGTGTTGCGGGACGTGGTGTGCTGCAGCACACAttggtgttggggagaaaaaaagttttggtagatcatttttgttaaaaataattaaacacaCTGAAACTTTAGCATATTTAACGTTGGtgatcaaatatatatttagaatttttgtttgtttgtttataacATAGTCACAACCTGAGACCTTGTTGGCTACAagggtcacgttgaataaggcgctattagaaaggaaaagttaactgttgacagaggcaTTACCATGGcgcaaaaacattttctttcaatacaaaaactgtgaaattttctaaaatccaatttgaggttgaaaaaaaaaatgaagatgatcATGAATAGGGgtttgacaatatatcgaaatggtgatatatcgtgataatttgtgtcccaaaaggttatcgatatgcaagaattgagatatggttttaaaaaggtgtcaatgttttaaaaaataaataaataaataaatgaaaaagggaaccaacaagttgctaccaaaatcttccaccataatagtgtctcagttaactataaggctgcattgatgatGCTTGACACCCAATCATTTAGACTGGAAACGTTCGTTCatccgaaaccagagcatttacagttattctgtccgattttcagggcatttacaggtcacttgctgttcattttgtggcatttacaggccatttcttgtctcaaaataaacaggaagtgacccataaaataccccaaaatcaacaggaagtaactgaaaatcaacaggtaaatgaccttaaacggcccaaaattacctcattacctggcattggctgtcactgatggccatagacgttcaatccgtttgaagtgggagggatgttcaaatggattggacgtctacaagtgatacactcattccaattcacagcagaagcttgtttttctgttcgttatttgtttgtagaatatcctagaatgatttcctgaccaatgtatcgataatcgttgtatcgccatatcaacaaatcatcgttatcgtgagctttgtatcgcaaatcgtatcgtatcgtgaggtaccaagaggttcccactcctaatcatGAAGATAGTTCTATATTAGCATTAGTTAGGAAAAGTTGgctgcagatttagaccgtGGAGTCCAGAAAGGAAATTTATTTTTGGTGTCTTCAAAAATGTCAGACATGCTTTGTAGCTATAatatttgttgttgctgttgagcttccACCGTGCAGAGTGGTTATTCGCATGCTTATTATTTGAGTGTTGTAAAAAGGGAGTGTTAAATCGAGGCTTactggaccttttagttttcgaaTGTGGTCATGTATCATTGCACCGTCTAGCtgtggggatttgcattataatacacaggcacttttatttccaatacaaaaactccaatacACACAGTCAGTGAAATAGaacactgtctttgtagtagcctactagtagtacgtaaactatccagcatgcgtgtgtactgccattgtgcacgccttgtatggagaaaacatgcaagcatgacaaatttggacctggAATTGGTCTAGATGGGAGAGTCAGAGAATAGTTGGagataaaaaagtaattttgagTGAAACAACTCAAATGCTTGTGTGTTTTGTGTAAGTTGTGCTGATCAATTTATAAACGCAAAGACTCAacttttgattttttaattaaagataaTGGATAATTAAGTTTTGGAATCAATCTTATAAAAAACACATGAATTTAGATTTaactatgtatttattttcaccCTCCCCCTTCTGCATccttaaaaatgtaatatattcAAATGTGCAAGTGGACTATTTATAGCACCGCTGCTTTCATTACTTGTTATCCCCCCACAGGACCACATACGGCAATGAATTTGAAGTGACAGCTCATACTTTCTTGGATGGACATAAAGCTGAAAAGTCTAATAACCACTGGATCCTGTGCACCGCTGACCCAGCAGGGGAGGGCCTGCTGCTTCTCAATCGCCTCAAGTTAGAGGGCAACTGCATATCGTTGCCCGGAGAAAGCCCAGACGGTCCAACAGAGTATATCACATGTAGTGTGTGTAATTATAGAGAACACAGGTAATTTCTGTCATTTGGAGGATTTCCCACTCACCAAATTTGAGGTAGAACCCAGATTTGTTTACCAGGAATGTCTATTGGTGTAAGCATTTGATATGTGTTGTCTAACAATAGGTGGTCATGTTTTGTCgtttttaaagataataataatagaaaatGTGATATGAAGGCCCGTGGTGAAGCATACTTCCCACACTCTTGAAAAACCATTACTGTATATTTAGTTGTAAACGGGTTGTCACTGGAGTGTTATGAGGTACTCGGCTACCCTTGACATTTACTTATGAAAAATCAGCCAAGTTCCCGGAGACTAAATTGCCCATAGAAAAAGCATGAGTTTGAATTTTTCCTGAAATTATCCGATGACTGGCCCAGGGTGTACCCTGACTGGAGGGATGATGTGGGTGAATGATCCTTTCCTCATCTTCTGATGCTCTAGCTCCGTTGATAAACACTAGGGCTGCCACAAATGATTATTTTGATAATCCACTAATTACTGATTATTTTTGTGATTAATAGATAGTTTGTGTATAAATCTTGTTATGTCCTGTTCTCTTAGCTGTAAATTTGAGgagaaaaacaataaaacacatCATTTCATTTCAAGTCATTTCTGTCAGATGGATCAAAACCCACTGAAAATAAAAGCCAGGATGCGGAATGCTCTTTACGCTTTCACATGGCCTAATAAAAGCCCTATTCCCTTCAAACACttgaggaaaaatgaaacaaaaacatttttattggcAACCCAACCCTCATATTTTTCCTCGagggaaaatgattaaaaaaaaaaaaaagtgttcaaatAGGCTTAAACATACATTGTAAACAGACAATTTGAACATCATTTGTTTGCACAAATATGTATAAACATGTAGTTCAAATAGATCTTTACTTGGGATGGGACAATGCACGTTAATATGCCAGGATCATGATATAATACaacataaaaaatatacaggGTGATTCATAAAGAATGTGCCTCGGGTAAATCATTACGCGatatgtcaaaaatgaaaaacattacaaaactcTGGCATAGGCAAATGTGTTGAACGTAACTTCAAGTATTATTTCATGTATTTGAAGTGCCAGTGATTGCCACCTTTGAGCACTTGGTTTGAAAATTTGAAGTTACCGTAATttacgcactataaggcgcacctgactataagccgccacccaccaaatttgacacgaaaacggcatttgttcatagattagccgcattggactataagacgcagctGTCCTGACTGtaatatgagatatttacacaaaaaaagatatcaactggtaacactttattgatcaaatgatgattttggcacactctttttgaatcaccctgtatatatttttttgggttCATTTGCACATGCAAATGCAGTACAGACTCAAGTACAGTGTAATGCAGCCGCAAAACGCAATTGGGATCGCCTGCCATctcacatttttttggatttcGAGCTGTGAAAGAAtatctagagcagtggttcttaacctgggttcgattggAAAAAAACCCCCAATAAATCCTTATAGAACTTGTTGCagtttgttcatttttgtttttttttaaataaatagcaAATTATATTTACCCAGTTCCAAttctttcatcaattgctagttacgctatttagtttgttgttaTGTGGTAATTTTAGTTCCATTTTGAAACCGTGAGTTTGGAAGGTCTTTGATTTAATGACCTGCTATCACTCATCAATTTTCATGAATAGGTAGGAAACTTGTTCTTCTGCTTATGTATAGTGAGTGGAAATTGATCCACGCTGCTCTGTTAGCGCCACAAAATAACTATTGGCTACTTGTGGTAAAGCTGCTGATAACAATTTGCCTAAAATATTTATGTGCCAAAGTCAAGTGGCAGTACATCTagtctatacagtggggcaaataagtatttagtcagtcattaattgtgcaagttctcccatttgaaaatattagcgaggcctgtaattgtcaacatgggtaaacctcaaccatgagagacagaaagtggaaagaaacccagaaaatcacattgtttgatttttaaagaatttatttgcaaatcatggtggaaaataaatatttagtcaatatcaaaagttcatctcaatactttgttatgtaccctttgttggcaataacggaggccaaacgttttctgtaactcttcacaagcttttcacacactgttgctggtattttggcctgttcctccatgcagctatcctctagagcagtgatgttttggggctgtcattgggcaacactgactttcaactccctccacagatattctatggggctgagatctggagactggctagtccactccaggaccttgaaatgcttcttacaaagccaatcctttgttgccctggctgtgtgtttgggatcattgtcatgctgaaagacccagccacgtctcatcttcaatgcccttgctgatggaaggagattttcactcaaaatctctcgatacatggccccattcattctttcctttacacagatcagtcgtcctggtctccttgcagaaaaacagttccaaagcatgatgtttccacccccatgcttcacagtgggtatggtgttcttcggatgcaattcagtattctttctcctccaaacataggaacctgtgtttctaccaataagttctattttgatttcatgtaGTTCCTGagtagttctgggatttttgctcaccgttcttgttatcatt from Corythoichthys intestinalis isolate RoL2023-P3 chromosome 5, ASM3026506v1, whole genome shotgun sequence carries:
- the cfap161 gene encoding cilia- and flagella-associated protein 161, yielding MANKMTSMPDFKTYRTSVKIGNWNEEQHLEEHVRNKYLRKRENGELTAQRVDFLKNNILTPVKLSVTNDGALHFGDVVMLVNVSEVGECYALGINAYIDNMIKVPSPGIKGPCGVSAGRSIQPSARTAFTITSVDGTPEGATLHYEQSFALKTANGFTGGLYLTSDARTFRKNALRSRLQEVNLDANESFLSWWKMVHFDPQERLEHEGLPVPANVNVVLLHCKTHQALAVMEHLILGTTYGNEFEVTAHTFLDGHKAEKSNNHWILCTADPAGEGLLLLNRLKLEGNCISLPGESPDGPTEYITCSVCNYREHR